TaattttgccatattctattagTTCAAAGGAAGTCACAGGTCTCACACCCACGGAAAGGAAATTGCAATAACCCCACTGGGGTTTGTCCAAAATATTCAatagaatttcataaaataataaatgtattggATCCCTATCTCTCACACAGTAAGGACTTATGCAAGTCTTATATATGCAAGGCTTACATAATAAGacttttcattatataattcctgtttctttctctaccCGGTTAACACTTCTGCTGTAATACATGGTTGCTATTCCACAAACACACCATGTTGTTTCACATAGTCTTGCATTTACAGAAGACTTGCCctctttttgaattattttttctcttctttttatgcCAGACaagctccttccccttctctaaGACCCAggtaaagtataattttttagaAACTCTTTCCTTTCACACAGTATACACTCAAGAAGTATCTTTAACCTTGTGCTCAAAGCacataattcaattaaaaaaaaaaaccaaaacttttcCCACATtaggaaacaaagcagatgagaatagggaaaaaaggagagagagagtcaaaccaagaagcagactcatatctacagagaacaaactggtggttacagaggggagagagtgagacCTGGGTAAAAATAGacaatggggattaaggagggcccttgctatgatgagcactaggtgatgtatggaagtattgagtcactatattttacacctgaaactaatattacactgcatgtttaTTAACTAAAGACTTAAAATTTTCTCCCAcatgttattataaaaaattttaaacatgcaaTGAGGCTGAAGGAATTTTATAGTGTATACTTATATCCCCGGAGTAGTCTACCACTAAGCagtctgttgttgtttttttttaatatcttgcaCTGATGTAGTATAACCATTATAGCAGATGAACCAATACTGATACGTTCTTAGTAACCAAAGTCCATAGCTTATGTTAGGGTTTGCTCTTTATGTTATATAGTattatgggtttggacaaaggCATAATGTCATGTATCTGCAATTAGACTATCATATGGAATCATTTTACTTCCCTAAAAATGCCCCATGGTCTTCCTGTTCACTCTTCTCCCCATCATCCCAAATTCTGGCCACCACTCATCTTTTTACTGCCTCCATAGGttgcttttcttcaaaatgtCATAAATTGGAACCATTCAATATATAATACTTTTAGAACTGGCTTCtatcacttagtaatatgcatttaaggatTCTCTatgtgtttcatctttttttttctttcatctcttgatagcttgttttttaaaaatcactgaataatacattttccagtgtggatacaccacattttgtttatccatttatccatcttggttgcttccaagatTTGGTAATTATGACTAAAGTTGTTGTAATTATTCAGGTGTAAGATtctgtggacataagtttttagTTCATTCAGTTAATAACCAGGGGAGTGATTGCTGGCTCATATGGTAAGATTATGTTTAGattttaagaaaccaccaaaccaTCTCCCAAAGTGGCTATAcattttgtattcctaccagcaataAATGAACATTCTTGCTGTTTTACagcctcaccaacatttggtgttCTTGGTCTTAAACTTTATTCTACCATTCTAccaggtgtgtagtggtatcttattgttgcCTTAATTTGTAATTTCCTAATgtatgttgagaatcttttcctATATTACTTGTCATCTATACTTCCTCTTTGTTGTTGTGGAATGAactgtgtcctcccaaaattcctatgttgaaaccaTAAACCCCAaagtgattgtatttggagataggtcCTATAAGGAAATAATTTGGGAGAAATGAGGTCCTAAGGGTGGGGCACTGTTCTGATAggattaatgtccttataaaaagagacaccagagagctgtATACATAAATACAGAGGAAGTACTGCAGGAGGATACAGTAACCTACAAAGCCAGGAAGTGagttctcaccagaaactgaatttgctggcaccttgatcatggactttcagcttccagaactgtgagaaaataaatgtcagttGTTCAAGATCCCCAGTCTATAGTAATTTGTTATCATAGCCTCAACAGACTAATGCATTTGGGACAGTATCTGTTCAGATATTTGGTGcacttttaattgggttattcatGTTCTTGTTGTTGAGTTTAAAGatctccttatatattttggatccaAAATCATGTAACGGACAACGTGTTTTGCTAATATTTCCACCTAGACAATGATATCGGTGGAGTTTTAGCTCTGAACGCTTTGTTTTGCAATTGCCTTCTTATGAACCTATCATTCCCACTGGTCTATAGGCTCTCTGAAGGCAGAGCAGTGTCTTCACATTTAAGCATCCTctacagtgagcacagagcctagcaCAAGTCAGACACATAATATAAATTACTGCCAGCTGTTTGAATAAATGAGTGGATGAACAGTATCATGAAAGGAAAAGCTGATCTATCTCAAGGAGGGTTTCAGTGTCAGGCAGAGGGGTCAGACCAGCACCAGCTGGCTGGGTTATGGCCGTTGGAGACAAATGTCTGTGTCACACAACCAGGGGTTAGCATCACACAGATGGGAGGGGTCACTGTCTTGAAGGACCTGATTTCAGAGTTTGACAAAGGGTGGACCAGAGAAGAGGGGGCTGGGAAACACTCTGAGCTCCAACATCTCTCAGATTAGGTATGTTTTACCCTGAAAAGGGAAAGCAAAATGCTGAATTCCAGATCCGTTCTCTGTCAGGGACCAAATCACCTGCTCTCCATTCTTGTCCCTCTGAGACCTGACATCATTCCCTATTCTGACCAATGGACATCTCTTTGGGAGCTGAAACCTGCCACTAAaggaattcatgtttttgttttcaacccTGAAACCCCTTCTTGCTGTATCTTACTGAGTCCTTTTCCACCCCGCCTCTGCATCCTTTCCAGAGACCCTAGGCTGAACTTCATCCTTTGAAAAGGCTTTTGAAATCAATATGAAGTTTATCTTCTTCTGGGCTCTCTTGAACCTGCCTGGTGAGTATCTTCacaatttttctctttacttgacaaagagagatcctAGGGGAATCATGAAAGATAGACAGATACAGACAGGAGGCATGTTCCAGACTACAAGTGTATAGAACCGACTTTCCCTCAGCACTGCCACTGCCCCCATCAGCTTTCCACCGGTGACACTGTCTGCCTGCCTCACCTCAGCTTTATTGCTCATATGCTCTTCTGGAAGTATGGACATTAAAATCCAAATACCAAACCCTAATACCAAACCAAACAGCTTTATTGCTTGCATGCTCTTTGGGGAGGCATGGACACTGAAACCCTAATACCAGGGAAGACTGTGACCCAACTCTGGGCCCATCCGGAATGGGACTTCTCCCCTCGGGAGTGAAtgagaagcagaggcaggggtTGAAAGCAGAGGTTCAACTAACAGACATAGCAGAGCATTCAAGTGTTTTTGGTCTCGTCCTTACAGGTTCCAGTTACTCAAGCAAAAACCTTGGAGGCATTCATAAAATCTTTCTCTCACACCCCACATTCAATCTGTTTGGAAAATTTTGTTGGTTCTATCTTCCAAATATATCCCAAATCCAATCACATCTCACCACCTCCCCTGTTCACAATGGCCAAGACACTATCATCTGCCTGGATTATCACATAAATCCCCTAACAGGCCTCTCTGCTTTCTACCTCTACACTCAACATTTCTCAATAAGGAAATGACCATCACTGCCTTACACAAAACCCTGATGCTGTTCCACATTCCTTCAGAAGAAAGTCCCACATCCTTATGAGGCTTTACAAAACTCTGTATCATGATCTTGCCTCCATCctttcctgctcttctccccttCACCTGCCACGCCAGCCACACTGGCTTTTATGATGCTCCATAAAAAAGTCtcaggatggggcgcctgggtggctcagtgggtttaagcctctgcctttggctcaagtcatggtcccagagtcctgggatcgagccctgcatcggggtttctgctcctcagggaacctgcttcctcttctctctctgcctgcctttctgcctacttgtgatcgctctgtcaaataaataaataaaatcttaaaaaaaaaagtctccaactgtttcctctgcctggatcCCCATTCCCCAGATATCTGATGATCTAACTCCCCCACCTTCATTTCATTGGTCATTTCTCATCCTGTCCACAAGGCTTACCTAAACTGACTACTGTGTAATATTTCAGAATGccccaccacacacatgcacatctctgtactgctttttcctctttctctattCTACTATTTTTCCCCACAGCACCAATCACCTTGTAATACACTAGACCATTTACTTATGTTTTGTGTCTACTGTTATAGAATGTCTTCTCTCATCAGAATATACAAGAGCAGGGGTATTTCTCTGCTTCATTCTGTGTAAACCCCTGTAACAGAGCCTGACATATACGAGGTGCTCACACTTAACCTGTTGAATTATCTCCCTCTCCTCAGATTGTGAGAACAGTTGGCCCGTTCTTTAAAATGTCAGTTATATTGTTTTGCCTTGCATTGTTGtagggagaaaggggtgggactggtaaaagcattcttaaaaaagtataaatagtAAGTTCTCCAGGAGTTGATTTAACATATGTTCACTGAATTGTAGAAGATATTTAAGAAAACCTatattttaatctgaaaaatatttattgacaataAAAGGGAAGCCCCTTTAGTTTTGAAATTGATATGTTTCtatcattttattcatgtttttagaAGAAAGTAAGCCAGTTTGCAAATTTAGCTTACAGAAAAAGGTACTGGGGAGAAGGGTAGGAACTTAAACGTATTAAgtaattttcctttgttttattctaaTGATCTCtgctaaaatttcagaatttcctgtctatttttctctttccagttgcTCTGGCTTTTGATCCAAATTACCGAAATGATATCACTCCCCCATACCTGGTCTACCTGAAATCTGATTACTTGCCCTGTGTTGGAGTTCTGATCGACCCCCTTTGGGTGATCACAGCCGCCCACTGCAACTTACCGTGAGTAATAAGCCCCCAATGCCACTTTGTGCTTTGGATTCTCTGGTTGGGCAGAGACCCGCCTCCCTGCCTGGTGCCACTGCTCAATGAAGTGGGGTTAGGGAGGCTTTCTGGGGACATGTTCAGTAGTAGAGAATAAGGTCTGTGGGAGGGGGCTAATAAAGGCTCATAAGGATGAATAAATAATCTCTGCCAAGTCTTCTCTCAAACAACTACATTGTTCCAGAAAGCTTCAGGTGGTGTTGGGGATTACAAATCCatcaaatgacaatgaaaacgaTATACAAGAGGTTGGCCATGTGAAGATGATCCAACATCCATACTTCTCAACCACTTCTATTGAGCATGACCTCATGTTAATCAAGCTGGGAGAAAGTGTTGAACTTAATGACTATGTGAAACTGGTCAACCTGCCTGAAGAACCTGTCCATGAAGGAGCCATGTGCATGGTCTCCACATGGGCCTACAACCGATGTGATGACTGTGAGTGACCTCAAGATAATCCTTTTCTCCCAGAGTAGGACACATTCTTTCCCTTCTCTACTCTTGGCTTCTGAATTCTTCCCAGTGAGGCTTCTTTCTAACCTCTTAATTCATCCTTGTCATCTCTTTTCCCGTTCCCTATACCTCACTAAAGGAGTCCTTCAAGCATTTCCCCCCCACTGTATCCTGCTATCATCTTTGTTTCCAGACATGATAGAAAAGATGTTAGTGCGAAGAAGACATTTGTATTCTAGTCCTAATTTGCTGGGTAACGGTTGGCCACTTTGTCTTTGGAGCATCAATTTTCTGAACTCCAAAATGTGTTACAAACTTATCAGATGTTTTCAAACCGTTCTAGGCAATAAAGAGAATTAAAGCCttgaaagaaggagaaataatatGCATGTTTTAAGCATAAGATAAACATATAATACTGTGCTAAATCAGGCAGAATTTCTGTATGCAAGATtgtgatacaaaaataaatataaaaagtttaagaaaaatatttctgaggggtgcctggtggctccttcggttaggcatctgccttcagtttgggtcatgatctcagggtcctgggatcgagtcccacatcaggctctctgctcagtggggagtctgttactccctctgtctctccaccaacttgtgcttgctctctctctttctctcaaataaataaaatcttataaaaaagaaaaaaagcaaactaatgatgtactacatggtggctaacaacataataaaaaaagagaaaaatatttctgaaacatttttcaCTGGCAACATTCTGAACATTCACTCAtttctttacaaaattaaaaaacaactacCATTTGTAACAGTGGAGACTCTCCATATAATCTGAACCTCCTGAAATACATGTTCAATCTCAGTTTTCTTCTACCTCACATGCTTCAATTCCATGAAAAAACTTTGAGCAAATTAAGACAGCTTTTTCTCTTCTAAGTTTTGAGCCTGTCTGCCCACTATCCcattctaatattttataaattcgaAACCACTATCTGTAGCAATTAATAAAGAGAGTAATGGCTatgggagaaggaagggctgACTATAAGGAAAAGGGAACTATGGTCTGAATGTACTATATAGTTCTATGAGAGACCTTTAGGAAGAACTATTAGTACAATTTAGCTCCTGAGTaagttgtttttgtatttaatattcatCATTGTTATATACCATAGTATGAAGAAAGGAGATTCATGTTGATCAAGCCTGTTAGATTACACCCATCCATTTACCCTGACtctatatttataaaagttaGGATAGAAGGATAGAAGTCACGTTTTCTAACTGTGCTGCCATTGTCCCAAACGTTTTAAACTGTTCTTTTCAGACCTTGAGGTACACTTCCTCGAATATATCAAAAATgcagaaattcttttttcccagctttattgaggtatataattaaaaaataaagattatatagaTTTAAGATGTATAGtatcatattcatatatatatatgtgcacacccatagcacagagacacacacatacaaatatagtacatatacatatagtatatatagtgtatatgtagtgtatgtacatatattgtgtgtgtgtatatatgtatatataaatatatataatgtgaaatGATGCCCCCAGTCGAGCTAATTGTCTATCACTTCAGATATTTAccttatgtatatgtgtgtggtgagagtatttaagatctactctcttagaaagttttaagtacatggggcccctgggtggctcagtgggttaagccgctgccttcagctcaggtcatgatctcagggtcctgggattgagtcctgcgtcaggctctctgctcagcagcgagtttgcttccctctctctctctgcctgcctctctgtgtacttatgatctttctctgtcaaataaataaatataatattaaaaaaagttttaagtacagagtacagtattattaaccataGCCACCATGCTGTACGTCCAATCTCCCGTACTTAGTCATCTAATAACTAAAGTTTGTACTCTTTGATCAACAACCCTCCCCACCATATCTTCCACCcaccagcctctggcaaccaccattatATTCTCCATTTctgtgagtttggctttttttagattccatatagaAGTGAGATTATACCGTCTTGGTCTTGCttcatctggcttatttcacttagcattctgTCCTCTATACAAGTAGAAATGTTTTGTCCT
Above is a genomic segment from Mustela nigripes isolate SB6536 chromosome 4, MUSNIG.SB6536, whole genome shotgun sequence containing:
- the LOC132015508 gene encoding probable inactive serine protease 58, producing the protein MKFIFFWALLNLPVALAFDPNYRNDITPPYLVYLKSDYLPCVGVLIDPLWVITAAHCNLPKLQVVLGITNPSNDNENDIQEVGHVKMIQHPYFSTTSIEHDLMLIKLGESVELNDYVKLVNLPEEPVHEGAMCMVSTWAYNRCDDSKEPNSLQNVNISIVYRNECLEAYKTYRIEDSMLCLGIIPGRRQPCKEVTAAPAVCNGVLQGILTFLDGCVLRADVGIYTRIFKYMSWIRNTMGNY